The proteins below come from a single Holdemania massiliensis genomic window:
- a CDS encoding MATE family efflux transporter: protein MRAEFTSGKILAPLMKFTVPIMIALILQALYGAVDLLVVGQFASPEAVSAVATGSQVMHTMMVIITGLAMGITVLIGQQFGRGEPEKVGQTVESGVFLFGCLALILTGIMLFATPALVTLMQAPAEAVAFTNQYVLICSGGILFIAAYNTLGSIFRGLGDARTPLLAVAIACAANIVLDLLLVAGFKMGAAGAALATVMAQAISVILSLMVVARQGLPFPFSWRHIRFHGSTIKEIVKLGAPVALQDLLVSISFLAITAIVNQLGVIASAGVGVAEKVCTFILLVPSAYAQSISAYVAQNIGANQPQRAKRGMVYGIATSLLFGIFMSYFAFFHGHLLSGLFARDTQVIFAAADYLKAYAIDTLLVSFMFCFVGYFNGCGKTTFVMFQGLIGAFCVRIPVSYLASKCVPVTLFRIGLATPCSTFVQIILCVLYFFVLSRKEKKNASLASAQ, encoded by the coding sequence ATGAGAGCTGAATTTACGAGTGGAAAAATTTTAGCGCCGCTGATGAAATTTACGGTGCCGATTATGATTGCCTTAATCTTACAGGCATTGTATGGGGCGGTGGATTTACTGGTTGTCGGTCAGTTTGCTTCGCCGGAAGCTGTGTCTGCGGTAGCGACGGGCAGTCAGGTGATGCACACGATGATGGTGATTATCACGGGACTGGCGATGGGCATCACGGTCTTAATCGGGCAGCAGTTTGGCCGGGGTGAACCGGAAAAAGTCGGTCAGACTGTGGAAAGCGGTGTTTTTCTGTTTGGCTGCCTGGCTTTGATTCTGACCGGGATCATGTTGTTCGCAACGCCGGCTCTGGTTACGCTGATGCAGGCGCCGGCAGAAGCGGTCGCGTTTACGAATCAATATGTTTTGATCTGTTCCGGCGGGATTTTATTTATCGCTGCGTATAATACGCTGGGCAGTATTTTCCGCGGTTTGGGAGATGCGCGCACGCCGCTTTTGGCCGTCGCGATAGCCTGTGCAGCGAATATTGTTCTGGATTTGCTTTTGGTTGCTGGGTTTAAAATGGGCGCTGCCGGTGCAGCGCTGGCCACGGTCATGGCTCAGGCGATCAGCGTGATTTTGTCGCTGATGGTGGTTGCCCGTCAGGGTCTGCCGTTCCCTTTTTCTTGGCGGCATATCCGGTTTCATGGTTCGACGATCAAGGAAATTGTCAAATTAGGTGCACCGGTAGCGCTGCAGGACCTGCTTGTCAGCATTTCCTTTTTAGCAATTACGGCCATCGTCAATCAGCTGGGCGTCATCGCTTCTGCCGGCGTAGGTGTCGCAGAAAAAGTGTGTACCTTTATTCTGTTGGTGCCTTCGGCCTATGCGCAGTCCATCTCGGCGTATGTCGCACAGAATATTGGCGCAAATCAGCCCCAACGGGCAAAACGCGGCATGGTCTACGGGATTGCGACATCCCTGTTATTCGGGATCTTCATGAGTTATTTCGCATTCTTTCACGGTCATCTGCTTTCCGGCTTATTCGCGCGGGATACGCAGGTCATTTTTGCCGCTGCGGATTATCTGAAAGCCTATGCGATCGACACGCTGCTGGTGTCGTTTATGTTCTGCTTTGTCGGGTATTTCAACGGCTGCGGCAAGACGACCTTCGTGATGTTTCAGGGACTGATCGGCGCTTTCTGCGTGCGGATTCCGGTTTCTTACCTAGCCAGCAAATGCGTACCGGTTACACTGTTTCGGATCGGTCTGGCAACGCCGTGTTCGACCTTTGTGCAGATCATCCTCTGCGTTCTCTATTTCTTTGTCTTAAGCCGAAAAGAAAAGAAAAATGCCTCGCTGGCTTCGGCCCAATAA
- a CDS encoding PTS mannose/fructose/sorbose/N-acetylgalactosamine transporter subunit IIC translates to MTLIQALLIALCGYLSSNYSPWIFGQLGGWYTMGRPLVSGLIIGLILGDVRTGILMGAAVQTLYIGLVTPGLSMPADLNFAAYMGIPLAMVAGASTEYALSLSVPLSFLGVSLVYVVASVNVYWVRKQEQWIEQGKIKKAANAPVYASISQFIARFVPIFLACYFGQDFIISVVQAIPTWLGDTFVIFGKMLPAVGFAMLLRFVLNKNIELVYFFVGFIMIAVLKMPIVAATIVACFLAYLDIRYTAKKENELEVEVDE, encoded by the coding sequence ATGACTTTAATTCAAGCTCTGCTGATAGCTTTATGCGGCTATCTCTCTTCCAATTATTCACCTTGGATCTTCGGCCAGCTGGGCGGCTGGTATACGATGGGCCGTCCATTGGTTTCCGGCTTGATCATCGGTCTGATTCTTGGGGACGTGCGCACGGGGATTCTGATGGGCGCCGCGGTTCAGACATTATACATTGGTTTGGTAACGCCGGGATTATCGATGCCGGCTGATCTCAATTTTGCGGCCTATATGGGGATACCGCTGGCAATGGTCGCCGGGGCATCCACAGAATACGCGCTCAGCTTATCCGTTCCACTAAGCTTCTTAGGGGTATCACTGGTTTATGTCGTCGCTTCAGTGAATGTTTACTGGGTACGCAAACAGGAACAATGGATTGAACAGGGAAAGATTAAAAAAGCGGCGAATGCACCAGTCTATGCTTCAATCTCTCAATTCATCGCACGGTTTGTTCCGATCTTTCTGGCTTGTTATTTCGGACAAGATTTTATTATTTCGGTTGTTCAGGCGATTCCGACCTGGCTTGGCGATACCTTTGTGATTTTCGGCAAGATGCTGCCGGCAGTCGGGTTTGCGATGCTGCTGCGGTTTGTCTTAAACAAAAATATCGAGTTGGTTTATTTCTTCGTCGGCTTCATCATGATTGCGGTCTTGAAGATGCCAATTGTGGCCGCTACGATTGTCGCCTGCTTCTTAGCTTATCTGGATATCCGCTATACGGCAAAAAAGGAAAATGAACTGGAGGTTGAAGTCGATGAGTAA
- a CDS encoding substrate-binding domain-containing protein — translation MRKKWGSLGIGLCLALSLSGCTLFNMDKESPKDEQVTFGFTGMDLTDPAYRAALAEVQSAAEAKGDVVITFDPQLDNDRQIEGIEQMLDQGIDLLFLGPVDVDGILPALKACQEAQVPVICFDSQVSDSEYTAAFIGGDNYQLGVLIGEQILKDHPEGGKLGMLNNPLARSVTSRVQGILDTLEGSAVEVVASDEVTLYEEVLPAAEKLLSEHPEMNILWGFNDDITLLMHSLVLAAGRQDSILLYGTGSLYHDAGTDILLQAVEKGFVRAASVQSPAQWGMLLQQLGYQLLSGEALKAEYLTDSQIINQDNLDNYETEE, via the coding sequence ATGCGAAAAAAATGGGGAAGCCTGGGAATTGGTTTATGCCTGGCGCTGAGCCTGTCCGGCTGTACGCTGTTCAATATGGATAAAGAAAGTCCAAAAGATGAACAAGTTACTTTTGGATTTACAGGTATGGATCTAACCGACCCTGCCTACCGGGCAGCGCTGGCAGAAGTTCAAAGTGCGGCAGAAGCCAAAGGCGATGTAGTGATTACTTTTGATCCACAGCTGGACAATGATCGGCAGATTGAAGGAATCGAACAGATGCTGGATCAAGGAATTGATCTGTTATTTCTCGGTCCGGTGGATGTTGACGGCATTTTACCCGCTTTGAAAGCATGTCAGGAAGCTCAGGTACCGGTCATTTGTTTTGATTCCCAGGTCAGTGATTCTGAATATACCGCTGCCTTTATCGGCGGTGACAATTATCAGCTGGGGGTATTAATCGGCGAACAAATTTTAAAGGATCATCCTGAAGGCGGAAAGCTGGGCATGCTGAACAATCCGCTGGCTCGCTCTGTAACGAGCCGGGTTCAGGGAATTCTTGATACGCTGGAAGGTTCTGCAGTGGAAGTCGTTGCCAGCGATGAAGTTACGCTGTATGAAGAAGTACTGCCGGCAGCTGAAAAGCTGCTGAGCGAACATCCGGAAATGAATATCCTGTGGGGATTTAATGATGATATTACGCTGCTGATGCACAGTCTGGTCTTGGCTGCCGGACGACAGGATAGTATCTTGTTATATGGAACAGGCAGTCTGTATCACGATGCCGGTACGGATATTCTGCTTCAAGCCGTTGAAAAAGGCTTTGTTCGTGCAGCTTCAGTGCAGTCGCCTGCACAATGGGGTATGCTCCTTCAGCAGCTCGGCTATCAGCTGCTCAGCGGGGAAGCACTAAAAGCTGAATATCTAACCGACTCGCAGATCATTAATCAGGATAATTTAGACAACTATGAAACAGAAGAATAA
- a CDS encoding MurR/RpiR family transcriptional regulator, whose amino-acid sequence MYQEKLKQVQNELTQTEKVIVEFFEKHSLEARSFTSYQLADRLNIGQSTIIRFSKKLGYRSFRELLEDLSISLTEEKVKEEIVVNEGTSSTNQKIIQQYQKMAELTLEFNPPQVIDQTVSTLRKARKIIVFGFGNSNLFAEYISNQWLKMGLDSFCSANSHIIFSMLSQFGPQDVLFLISESGETPEILKAARIAGHQNVTVIAMTRIQKNRLHGYSDIVLKTVNYETNTRLNAMTLRCSQLCLLDMIYLNLYKTDFEHYEKIIAESEKLLDYKYNG is encoded by the coding sequence ATGTATCAGGAAAAATTAAAACAAGTCCAAAATGAATTGACACAGACCGAAAAAGTTATTGTGGAATTCTTTGAAAAGCATTCGTTGGAAGCGCGTAGTTTTACGTCATATCAGCTTGCGGACAGGCTGAATATCGGCCAATCCACAATTATCCGCTTTTCCAAGAAGCTGGGCTACCGCAGCTTTCGGGAGCTGTTGGAAGACTTATCCATTTCTTTAACTGAGGAAAAGGTTAAGGAAGAAATTGTCGTCAACGAAGGCACCTCTTCCACCAATCAGAAGATCATCCAGCAGTATCAGAAGATGGCGGAACTGACTCTTGAATTCAATCCGCCGCAAGTCATTGATCAGACTGTATCAACGCTGAGAAAAGCGCGGAAAATCATTGTTTTTGGTTTTGGCAACTCGAATTTATTCGCGGAGTATATTTCCAATCAGTGGCTGAAGATGGGGCTGGATTCCTTTTGCAGCGCGAATTCACACATTATTTTTTCCATGCTGAGTCAGTTCGGTCCGCAGGATGTTTTATTTTTGATTTCCGAATCCGGTGAAACACCGGAAATATTAAAGGCCGCAAGAATTGCCGGACATCAAAATGTGACTGTCATCGCTATGACGCGAATTCAGAAAAACCGTCTCCACGGTTATTCCGATATTGTTTTAAAGACCGTAAACTATGAAACTAATACGCGGCTGAATGCCATGACACTGCGGTGTTCACAGCTGTGTCTTCTGGATATGATCTATTTAAATTTGTATAAGACAGATTTTGAGCATTATGAAAAAATCATCGCGGAATCTGAGAAATTATTGGATTATAAGTATAACGGGTAA
- a CDS encoding transglutaminase-like domain-containing protein, translating into MTVCFELDPKECPDILHAEQRIIEIHSVPGNPRQRSWTVEAGKANLEDLIPQLQKVTAHRQILPQKSDEDCLIELEEAARWLSRQTEDDVEWLAAAITLIQQRMTYDPKLALEYSHGRGSGLSLKEAWSCGRGTCREFAMGMAALCRIQGIPVRYVQGISAPDRLHVWNEVYLDSTGWLAVDVQSGLIGYWGNLVTFRIAESIRELPMPSALKLKITEPLAIPQDRQVYLHFKKMPKALEGSGQFLLKSWQNEFKVRCLVHLQAQAHPSTSFAALSAAVFEQLASFPHAEMLSQFKISSEAAMQIREQLCEQLRQSGFTVRMASGLNWSTGQPAVWLELAASPCEWLKLDILSKMLGPQLDWVRLSVGNSVDEVIAGLRESAEN; encoded by the coding sequence ATGACGGTTTGTTTTGAGTTGGATCCAAAAGAGTGTCCGGATATCCTACATGCCGAACAACGGATAATCGAAATTCACTCAGTGCCGGGGAATCCACGGCAAAGAAGTTGGACAGTTGAAGCTGGGAAAGCGAATTTAGAAGACCTGATCCCACAGCTGCAAAAAGTCACAGCGCACCGTCAGATTCTTCCGCAGAAGTCAGATGAAGACTGTCTGATTGAGCTGGAAGAAGCGGCTCGATGGTTAAGCCGGCAGACTGAGGATGATGTGGAATGGCTTGCGGCAGCGATCACTTTAATCCAGCAGCGAATGACTTATGATCCGAAATTGGCATTGGAGTACAGCCATGGCAGGGGTTCTGGTTTATCCTTAAAGGAGGCCTGGTCCTGCGGTCGGGGAACATGTCGGGAATTTGCGATGGGGATGGCGGCGCTTTGCCGGATTCAGGGTATTCCTGTTCGTTATGTTCAGGGAATCAGCGCTCCGGATCGGCTGCATGTATGGAATGAAGTTTACTTGGATTCGACAGGCTGGCTGGCGGTGGATGTTCAGTCCGGTTTGATCGGATATTGGGGAAATCTTGTAACGTTTCGGATTGCGGAATCGATCCGCGAATTACCGATGCCGTCGGCTTTGAAGCTTAAAATTACCGAACCGCTGGCCATTCCGCAGGATCGGCAGGTTTATCTGCATTTCAAGAAAATGCCGAAGGCTTTGGAGGGCTCAGGGCAGTTCCTTTTGAAATCATGGCAGAATGAATTCAAAGTTCGCTGTCTTGTTCACCTTCAGGCCCAAGCTCATCCATCAACGTCATTCGCTGCTTTATCAGCGGCAGTGTTTGAACAGCTTGCCAGCTTCCCTCATGCCGAAATGCTTTCGCAATTTAAAATCAGTTCTGAAGCTGCAATGCAAATAAGGGAACAACTCTGTGAACAGTTAAGACAGTCTGGCTTCACCGTGCGCATGGCTTCTGGTCTGAATTGGAGTACAGGTCAGCCGGCAGTCTGGCTGGAACTTGCAGCTTCACCGTGTGAATGGCTGAAGCTGGATATCCTGTCGAAGATGTTGGGACCTCAATTAGATTGGGTGCGGCTGAGCGTCGGAAATTCTGTGGATGAGGTGATTGCCGGATTGCGGGAAAGTGCCGAAAACTGA
- a CDS encoding PTS system mannose/fructose/sorbose family transporter subunit IID yields MSNTKKLSNRDLFNAYAYWMMFALAAQNMERMEAPAFAGMMGKAADKLYEDPEEQKALMLRHTQFYNTQPMVGVMINGIALGMEEQRACGENVPDELISSTKTALMGPFAGVGDSLFIGTLIPILLSIGLGLVGEQGSLAGPLFYIVAWLGIMLPFTWLTFRFGYRSGINAIHTLFESGMKDIAVRFANIVGMIIVGCISAQYVSVKIGWQYVSGEMTMNIQGVLDGIMPGLLPLLLTLGAWALMEKKQWKMGRVFILIFAIALVGRFFGILA; encoded by the coding sequence ATGAGTAACACTAAGAAATTATCGAATCGGGATTTATTCAACGCGTATGCGTATTGGATGATGTTTGCGCTGGCCGCGCAGAACATGGAACGGATGGAAGCTCCGGCCTTTGCGGGAATGATGGGCAAGGCCGCGGATAAGCTTTATGAAGATCCTGAAGAACAGAAGGCATTGATGCTTCGGCATACGCAGTTCTACAATACCCAGCCGATGGTCGGCGTGATGATCAATGGAATTGCGTTAGGGATGGAAGAGCAGCGGGCTTGTGGCGAAAATGTTCCGGATGAGTTGATCTCCTCGACCAAAACTGCTTTAATGGGGCCATTCGCAGGGGTTGGTGACTCCTTGTTTATCGGCACACTGATTCCGATTCTCTTGAGCATCGGTCTGGGATTAGTCGGTGAGCAGGGCAGTTTGGCCGGTCCGTTGTTCTACATCGTGGCCTGGTTAGGCATCATGCTTCCGTTCACCTGGCTGACTTTCCGCTTCGGCTACCGTTCCGGGATCAACGCCATTCATACTTTGTTTGAAAGCGGCATGAAGGATATCGCAGTCCGTTTTGCCAACATCGTTGGGATGATCATCGTCGGCTGCATCAGCGCTCAGTATGTCAGTGTGAAGATCGGCTGGCAATACGTTTCCGGCGAGATGACGATGAATATTCAGGGAGTTCTGGATGGAATTATGCCAGGCTTACTGCCGCTATTGCTGACACTGGGCGCATGGGCGCTGATGGAGAAAAAGCAGTGGAAGATGGGACGGGTCTTCATTCTGATCTTTGCGATTGCTTTAGTCGGCCGATTCTTTGGAATCCTTGCTTAA
- a CDS encoding sugar isomerase domain-containing protein, producing the protein MNNKVFPTVRQLVDQVEATQQENIEAAAQAVAQCIIDGGIVQAWGGGHSLAGAMEVAHRAGGFIPTKKIVEPSNNAYETVERAGEIFMKKVDVRPGDVVFIISNSGRNPLCMDIALGCKKKGAKLIAITALEASSHLSPKHSCGKNLYEISDIVLDNCTPEGDCCIDLEGFDGKICGMSMITTSVLVQAVTYRAAEILIEKGITPPIYKSQNIDGGREFNETLEAKYIDRLYRI; encoded by the coding sequence ATGAACAATAAAGTATTTCCAACGGTTCGCCAGCTTGTCGATCAAGTTGAAGCAACGCAGCAGGAGAACATCGAAGCCGCAGCGCAGGCGGTTGCCCAATGCATTATCGACGGTGGTATCGTCCAGGCCTGGGGCGGCGGACATTCCTTAGCGGGAGCCATGGAAGTAGCCCATCGAGCAGGCGGATTCATTCCGACAAAGAAAATTGTAGAACCGTCCAACAATGCTTATGAAACAGTTGAAAGAGCCGGCGAGATTTTTATGAAGAAGGTTGATGTCCGTCCGGGCGATGTTGTCTTTATCATCTCCAATTCCGGCCGTAATCCGCTGTGCATGGATATTGCCCTGGGCTGCAAGAAGAAGGGTGCCAAGCTGATCGCGATCACAGCGCTGGAAGCTTCTTCGCACTTGTCGCCAAAACATTCCTGCGGCAAGAATCTGTATGAAATTTCAGATATCGTTTTGGACAACTGCACGCCGGAAGGCGATTGCTGCATCGATCTGGAAGGCTTTGACGGCAAGATCTGCGGCATGTCGATGATTACGACCTCGGTTCTGGTTCAGGCGGTGACCTATCGGGCAGCTGAAATCCTGATTGAAAAAGGGATCACTCCTCCGATCTACAAATCACAGAATATCGACGGCGGACGGGAGTTCAACGAGACGCTGGAAGCTAAATACATCGATCGTCTGTATCGGATTTAA
- a CDS encoding N-acetylmannosamine-6-phosphate 2-epimerase: protein MNKSLIEQLQGGLVVSCQAFDYEPFYGADFMAKMAISAKLGGAAAIRASWPENIRAIKKEVDLPVFGINKIMPKSYDKLHDVIITPTLQSARAVAEAGADIVAVDCTLRQGRTPQTILNLLQEYKAHLNVLIMAEISTAEEGEIAAEGGADILSTTIAGYTPYSRHLEDPDYQLIEELCALTSLPINAEGRFHHPDQVVKAFQLGAWTVTVGSAITRPHCITREFTQAIARLKEQEKITE, encoded by the coding sequence ATGAACAAGTCATTGATTGAACAGCTGCAGGGTGGGTTGGTTGTTTCCTGCCAGGCATTTGACTACGAACCTTTCTATGGTGCTGATTTCATGGCTAAAATGGCCATTTCCGCCAAATTGGGGGGAGCTGCGGCGATTCGTGCCAGTTGGCCGGAGAATATCCGAGCGATCAAAAAGGAAGTGGATTTGCCGGTCTTCGGCATCAATAAAATCATGCCGAAGTCTTATGATAAGCTGCACGATGTGATCATTACGCCGACGCTACAATCCGCGCGGGCTGTGGCGGAAGCCGGAGCGGATATTGTAGCGGTGGACTGTACCCTGCGTCAGGGACGGACACCGCAGACCATCCTGAATTTGCTTCAGGAATATAAAGCTCATCTGAACGTGCTGATCATGGCGGAAATCAGTACCGCAGAGGAAGGTGAAATTGCGGCTGAGGGCGGTGCTGATATTTTGTCGACGACGATTGCCGGTTATACGCCGTATTCGCGCCACCTAGAAGATCCGGATTATCAGCTGATTGAGGAATTATGTGCTCTGACTTCACTGCCGATCAATGCCGAGGGCCGCTTCCATCATCCGGATCAGGTAGTTAAGGCATTCCAGCTGGGCGCCTGGACGGTCACGGTCGGCAGTGCGATCACTCGTCCGCACTGCATTACCCGGGAATTCACGCAGGCGATCGCCCGCCTTAAAGAACAGGAAAAGATTACAGAATAA
- a CDS encoding response regulator, giving the protein MKQKNKQTLSRVFEGLLLAVLIGLILLTGLMIRHVQQQMENNAVEAVKNIFQKSENLIDSDILADLNSVKRFAAYISWEDPEKATVTMQAFLQEYDYRFAIYLNSEGIGYDSQGQTVNADQLPFQPQALLPGSTAYSAMFVDETGASLTVIEMLLEKDNQDLGTFFVGVPMERYSSNAIAKSFRSDGYYFLVDTLSGSAVSAAIQSGENETQIIQFADLIEAAGYRGDDQQKLKNRLVNQEEFSIRCKIQGKEYYLYFIPVQENPQWILCGIIPSEVIQAESQSVLAIITGIIEMLIVISVLTVTVVLYFLVRRRNNERRQMVEREIQNATYDALSEKSDLVVCLFDQNQHRLEQVFRNSKRILGHDSQAYLTNPELLKELCCKASPDLYHRLMAETIEKDESYQLQIEHAQTHQLLDLRFTIKTGVMIAGRKKMMFYWEDITQNMRVQESLRTAAQAAQQANRAKSEFLSNMSHEIRTPMNAIIGMVEILDRNAQDPVQVHESVRKLRLSAAHLLSIINDILDLSRIESGKVSIKEEPFCLSELIDNVSGIIRTQAEAKHHTFDIHIHDLWNDHLCGDWTRLNQVLINILNNAVKYTRPFGHINFEIMESPSQREGYVSLCFQVRDNGIGMSKEFMQRLGSPFEQEQGELHIQEGGTGLGLSIVYNIVEMMGGTLSVESELEKGSAFAIRLDLKKADYPEFRPQEIAGMRVIIVDDDPQVCEDVTAILEAAAVFADSALDAPEALRKIRSAHQNQASYDVAIVDWVLPGMDGLTLTQTIHEQISEELPVIFVSAYDWSQIMDKAQEAGIEHFIEKPLFRKRLYSALAEIHSGHPEKTKTVDQPSVPELSGCRVLLVEDNELNREIAVEYLKIGLIEAQIAVNGQEAIDQFLAAPAGTFDAILMDLQMPVMDGLTACRKIRQSEHPQAHTIPIIAMTANAFEEDVQRCLRAGMNAHMAKPLDCARLLRIIEQCVERKEEE; this is encoded by the coding sequence ATGAAACAGAAGAATAAACAGACCCTTTCCCGCGTTTTTGAAGGCCTGCTGCTCGCCGTCTTAATCGGACTGATTTTGCTGACGGGTTTGATGATTCGGCATGTTCAGCAGCAGATGGAAAACAATGCGGTTGAGGCCGTTAAGAATATTTTTCAAAAATCAGAAAACCTGATCGATTCCGATATTCTCGCGGATCTTAACAGCGTCAAGCGGTTTGCCGCCTACATAAGCTGGGAAGATCCTGAAAAAGCCACAGTGACCATGCAGGCATTTCTGCAGGAATATGATTATCGGTTTGCGATTTATCTGAATTCTGAGGGAATCGGCTATGACAGTCAGGGACAAACCGTGAACGCAGATCAGCTTCCTTTCCAGCCGCAGGCACTGCTGCCCGGCAGTACCGCTTACTCAGCCATGTTCGTGGATGAAACCGGGGCGAGCTTAACCGTAATTGAGATGCTGCTGGAAAAAGACAATCAGGATCTAGGTACTTTTTTCGTCGGTGTTCCGATGGAGCGTTACAGCAGCAATGCCATCGCAAAATCCTTTCGCAGCGACGGCTATTACTTTCTTGTCGATACGCTCAGCGGCAGTGCAGTCAGCGCCGCAATCCAAAGCGGTGAAAATGAAACTCAGATTATTCAGTTTGCCGACTTGATCGAAGCCGCCGGCTATCGCGGTGATGATCAGCAAAAGCTTAAAAATCGGCTTGTGAATCAAGAAGAATTCAGCATTCGCTGCAAGATCCAAGGAAAAGAATATTACCTTTATTTTATTCCGGTTCAGGAAAATCCGCAGTGGATTCTGTGTGGGATTATTCCCAGCGAAGTGATTCAGGCGGAATCACAAAGTGTGTTGGCAATCATTACTGGGATCATCGAAATGCTGATCGTCATCTCGGTTCTGACTGTTACCGTCGTGCTGTACTTCCTGGTTCGCCGCCGCAACAACGAACGCCGGCAGATGGTCGAACGGGAAATTCAGAACGCAACCTATGACGCCCTGAGTGAAAAGAGCGACTTGGTCGTCTGTTTGTTTGATCAGAATCAGCATCGTTTGGAACAGGTTTTCCGCAACAGCAAGCGGATTTTAGGTCATGACAGCCAGGCTTATCTGACGAATCCCGAGCTGTTAAAGGAGCTGTGTTGTAAGGCTTCACCCGATCTGTACCACCGGCTGATGGCGGAAACAATCGAAAAAGATGAAAGCTATCAGCTCCAAATCGAACATGCGCAAACCCATCAGCTGCTGGATCTGCGGTTCACGATTAAAACCGGCGTCATGATCGCCGGACGAAAGAAAATGATGTTTTATTGGGAAGACATCACTCAAAACATGCGAGTTCAGGAGTCCTTGCGAACAGCCGCTCAAGCTGCTCAGCAGGCCAATCGGGCCAAGTCAGAGTTTCTTTCCAATATGAGTCATGAAATCCGAACACCGATGAACGCGATTATTGGAATGGTGGAAATTCTTGACCGCAACGCCCAGGATCCGGTACAGGTTCATGAATCTGTTCGCAAGCTTCGTTTATCCGCAGCTCACTTACTGAGCATTATCAATGATATCCTGGATCTGTCACGGATTGAAAGCGGAAAAGTTTCAATCAAGGAAGAACCGTTCTGCCTTTCAGAGCTGATTGACAATGTCTCCGGCATCATCCGGACGCAGGCGGAGGCCAAACATCATACCTTTGATATTCATATTCATGATCTCTGGAATGATCATCTCTGCGGTGACTGGACTCGGCTCAATCAGGTGCTGATTAACATCTTGAACAACGCCGTCAAATATACCCGGCCGTTTGGTCACATCAATTTTGAAATCATGGAAAGTCCCTCGCAGCGTGAAGGTTATGTAAGTCTATGCTTCCAGGTAAGGGATAACGGAATCGGGATGTCCAAAGAATTTATGCAGCGGCTCGGTTCGCCTTTTGAACAGGAACAAGGTGAGCTGCATATCCAGGAAGGCGGAACAGGTTTAGGATTATCGATTGTTTATAACATCGTCGAAATGATGGGCGGTACCCTTTCCGTTGAAAGTGAATTGGAAAAAGGTTCAGCCTTTGCGATCCGCCTGGACCTGAAAAAAGCAGATTATCCGGAATTCAGACCGCAGGAAATTGCCGGCATGCGCGTGATCATCGTAGATGATGATCCACAGGTTTGTGAAGATGTCACGGCAATTTTGGAAGCGGCGGCGGTCTTTGCCGACAGTGCGCTCGATGCTCCTGAAGCGCTGCGGAAAATTCGGTCAGCGCATCAGAACCAGGCAAGTTATGATGTTGCGATTGTTGACTGGGTTCTGCCGGGAATGGATGGCTTAACGCTGACACAAACAATTCATGAACAGATCAGTGAGGAACTCCCGGTGATCTTCGTTTCTGCTTACGATTGGTCGCAGATCATGGATAAGGCCCAGGAAGCTGGAATTGAACACTTTATTGAAAAACCGCTGTTTCGCAAGCGGCTGTACAGTGCGCTGGCGGAGATTCACAGCGGCCATCCTGAAAAAACAAAGACAGTGGATCAGCCGAGCGTGCCGGAATTATCCGGCTGCCGAGTCCTGTTAGTTGAGGATAATGAACTTAACCGGGAAATTGCTGTTGAATATCTGAAAATCGGCTTGATTGAAGCCCAGATTGCGGTAAATGGACAGGAAGCCATCGATCAGTTCCTGGCTGCTCCGGCCGGCACCTTTGATGCGATTTTAATGGATCTGCAGATGCCGGTCATGGATGGTTTAACAGCGTGCCGTAAAATCCGTCAAAGTGAACATCCGCAGGCTCATACGATTCCGATTATTGCGATGACGGCCAATGCCTTTGAAGAAGATGTTCAGCGATGTCTGCGCGCCGGGATGAATGCTCATATGGCAAAACCGCTTGACTGTGCACGATTATTGCGGATTATCGAACAATGCGTTGAGAGGAAAGAAGAAGAATAA